In Thermus filiformis, one DNA window encodes the following:
- a CDS encoding cob(I)yrinic acid a,c-diamide adenosyltransferase encodes MKIYTRTGDQGETGLYGAERVIKAHPRVEAYGTVDEANSALGLARSLLPPTHPDLHDLLERLQNALFDLGADLATRMGSPYEKNIARMDPEDVEALERAIDRYMEESPPFTGFILPGGHPAAAALHLARTVVRRAERAVVALSREEPVNPEAVRYLNRLSDLLFVLARVVNHREGVREEAWLVKRRR; translated from the coding sequence ATGAAGATCTACACCCGGACCGGGGACCAGGGGGAGACCGGCCTCTACGGGGCCGAGCGGGTCATCAAGGCCCACCCCCGGGTGGAGGCCTACGGGACGGTGGACGAGGCCAACAGCGCCCTCGGCCTCGCCCGGAGCCTCCTCCCCCCCACCCACCCCGACCTGCACGACCTCCTCGAGCGCCTGCAGAACGCCCTCTTTGACCTGGGGGCCGACCTGGCCACCCGGATGGGCAGCCCCTACGAGAAGAACATCGCCCGCATGGACCCGGAGGACGTGGAGGCCCTGGAGCGGGCCATAGACCGCTACATGGAGGAGTCCCCCCCCTTCACCGGCTTCATCCTTCCCGGGGGGCACCCCGCCGCCGCCGCCCTCCACCTGGCCCGGACCGTGGTCCGCAGGGCCGAGCGGGCGGTGGTGGCCCTGAGCCGGGAGGAGCCGGTCAACCCCGAGGCCGTCCGCTACCTCAACCGCCTCTCCGACCTCCTCTTCGTCCTGGCCCGGGTGGTGAACCACCGGGAGGGGGTGCGGGAGGAGGCCTGGCTGGTCAAGCGGAGAAGGTGA